One window of Patescibacteria group bacterium genomic DNA carries:
- a CDS encoding WecB/TagA/CpsF family glycosyltransferase, with translation MEEVYILGSKINDISLNEAIGEIANFLLTGKKSYLVTPNPEICLVGYKDKQFRRIIQNSFISIPDGFGLKLGARIFGQKLFNITTGADLCWEVLKLAEHKNYSILFFEGRPQIGDRALNVISQKYPNLKIKFLDPGKVDKQGNFENPNLIKQINEFHPDIILVNFGPPKQEYFISKNIEKIDTKLMLGIGGSLDFISGRLNRAPESWRKLGIEWLWRLIQEPWRWKRIIKAVIIFPLACLGWRFGSTFIYRKNVAAFIINNNKQILITQHSKYGGWVLPQGGAKNAKTKDKLEEAVRREMKEELGTDKFQIVKMLKNCYKYKWQKDKNYIDIDKFKGQKQTLFLLKFTGQDTDIKLDLHEHTEWQWIDKNKILEKVSPRRKKLVQIGLDKFKEYL, from the coding sequence ATGGAAGAGGTTTACATCCTAGGTTCAAAAATTAATGATATTTCTTTAAATGAAGCAATCGGGGAGATTGCTAATTTTTTATTAACTGGAAAAAAAAGTTATCTTGTCACACCTAATCCTGAAATTTGTCTGGTCGGTTATAAAGATAAACAATTTCGAAGGATAATCCAAAACTCTTTTATTTCCATTCCCGACGGCTTTGGCTTAAAGCTTGGCGCCAGAATTTTTGGACAAAAATTATTCAATATTACAACGGGAGCAGATCTATGCTGGGAAGTATTAAAACTGGCTGAACACAAAAATTATTCAATCCTATTTTTTGAAGGCAGGCCCCAAATTGGAGATAGAGCACTAAATGTGATCAGCCAAAAATATCCGAATTTAAAAATTAAATTCCTTGATCCGGGCAAGGTTGATAAACAAGGTAATTTTGAAAATCCAAATTTAATCAAGCAAATTAATGAATTCCACCCAGATATTATTCTTGTTAATTTTGGACCGCCCAAACAGGAATATTTTATCAGTAAAAATATTGAAAAAATAGACACAAAATTAATGCTTGGTATAGGCGGCAGTCTGGATTTTATTTCTGGCAGACTCAATAGAGCGCCAGAATCTTGGCGCAAACTGGGCATTGAATGGCTCTGGCGCTTAATCCAGGAACCCTGGCGCTGGAAAAGAATCATCAAGGCTGTTATAATATTTCCATTAGCTTGCTTGGGGTGGAGATTCGGCAGTACTTTTATTTACCGTAAAAATGTTGCTGCTTTCATTATAAATAACAACAAACAAATACTGATCACCCAGCATTCTAAATATGGCGGGTGGGTACTGCCTCAAGGGGGCGCAAAAAATGCTAAGACAAAAGACAAACTAGAGGAAGCAGTAAGACGCGAAATGAAAGAAGAACTTGGCACGGATAAATTCCAGATTGTAAAAATGCTTAAAAACTGCTATAAGTACAAATGGCAAAAAGATAAAAATTATATTGATATTGATAAGTTTAAAGGACAAAAGCAAACTTTATTCTTACTTAAATTCACTGGCCAAGACACAGATATAAAATTGGATTTACATGAACACACAGAATGGCAATGGATTGATAAAAATAAAATTCTGGAAAAAGTCTCGCCCAGAAGAAAAAAATTAGTTCAAATCGGCCTTGATAAATTTAAAGAATATTTATAA
- the prs gene encoding ribose-phosphate diphosphokinase gives MKFRGVKVMALPGSDILAEKVCKELYKRLPKIFKPEEGLILSRPKVSYFDNENVELQIDNVRGYFVVVIHTQTPPVNQRLVELMCLLDAIYNSNAADLLLTFPYMPYARSDRKDKPRISVMSSVLAQIINKTLGVERVLLLDPHDTHVKHYFRPSADEISTIYMFADYLNNYIQTVLGGKKDDVLICFSDSSAAKRSAKLTEITKLPHDYIDKVRDGKVVEIKREIATKGKICIMIDDEICSGGTAIKDAQALKDNGAKKIIMYAPHAPLAKEGKSTAEVIAALKNSPIDEFVITDTIPVEDKVSGEPKFKILSIAGLLAEAIRQTIEDDSVTQLHEPGNVGLYRPQY, from the coding sequence ATGAAGTTTCGCGGAGTAAAAGTAATGGCTTTGCCTGGTTCGGATATTCTGGCAGAGAAGGTCTGTAAAGAACTATACAAACGCCTGCCAAAGATATTTAAACCTGAGGAGGGCTTAATCTTATCTCGGCCAAAAGTGTCATATTTTGACAATGAAAACGTGGAATTGCAAATAGATAATGTTCGCGGTTATTTTGTCGTAGTAATACACACTCAAACTCCGCCTGTAAATCAACGCTTGGTTGAACTGATGTGTTTACTTGACGCTATTTACAATTCTAATGCTGCTGACTTGCTGCTAACTTTTCCATACATGCCTTACGCTCGCAGTGACCGTAAGGACAAGCCCAGAATTTCTGTAATGAGCAGCGTTTTAGCCCAAATTATCAATAAAACTCTGGGCGTTGAAAGAGTGCTTTTACTAGACCCACATGACACTCACGTCAAGCATTATTTCAGGCCCTCAGCTGATGAAATTTCCACTATTTACATGTTTGCGGATTATCTCAACAACTACATTCAAACGGTTTTAGGTGGAAAAAAAGATGACGTGCTAATCTGCTTTTCTGACAGCAGTGCCGCTAAACGCTCGGCCAAGCTTACCGAAATTACTAAGCTGCCTCACGATTATATTGACAAGGTTCGTGATGGCAAAGTCGTGGAAATAAAACGCGAAATTGCCACTAAAGGCAAAATCTGCATCATGATTGACGACGAAATCTGCTCTGGGGGAACAGCGATCAAAGATGCTCAAGCCCTGAAAGACAATGGCGCTAAAAAAATCATTATGTATGCGCCGCATGCGCCCCTAGCCAAGGAAGGAAAATCAACAGCCGAGGTTATCGCGGCTTTAAAAAATTCACCGATAGATGAATTTGTCATAACCGATACTATACCGGTTGAAGACAAAGTCAGCGGTGAACCAAAGTTCAAAATCCTTTCTATAGCCGGACTATTAGCCGAAGCCATCAGACAAACAATTGAAGATGATTCAGTCACCCAACTTCATGAACCTGGAAATGTTGGCCTTTATCGGCCACAATACTAA
- a CDS encoding HIT domain-containing protein yields MAEAVWKTFNPEKLNIEMLGNTANHLHWHVFPRYANDPNPSKPIWVIDEKIRKAEGTKPSQKALDEMKNGLGNEIKKLLQHRQ; encoded by the coding sequence GTGGCAGAAGCTGTCTGGAAAACCTTTAACCCAGAAAAACTGAATATTGAAATGCTAGGAAATACTGCTAATCATTTGCATTGGCATGTTTTCCCAAGATACGCAAATGATCCAAATCCGTCAAAACCCATTTGGGTCATAGATGAAAAAATCAGAAAGGCTGAAGGTACAAAACCTAGCCAAAAAGCCTTAGATGAGATGAAGAATGGATTGGGAAATGAAATAAAAAAACTTCTGCAGCATCGGCAATAA
- a CDS encoding helix-turn-helix domain-containing protein, whose translation MNLEQILHSVGLNKKQASVYLASLKLGSDTAYNIAKQSGLKRTTVYFILEQLKEMAFVSIRKTQKATFYKAISPKVLLKRLQNQTVNLADALPDLEKLYQTQPQKPQIEVFEGKQGVRQVYLESERSLAKGEEVLYWGSLAHFMQEEYKDTLVWWIKLMKNKRFKAREILVAKEAESSDYLDKIKANQNPNHQIALAPRGVKFEHNDNMIFGNKLAIFSLRKEVFVVVIESEDVANSYRNFFELAWKQTMKVKK comes from the coding sequence ATGAACTTAGAACAAATTTTACATTCAGTTGGCTTAAATAAAAAACAGGCCAGTGTTTATTTGGCCAGTTTAAAATTGGGTTCAGATACTGCTTATAATATTGCCAAGCAAAGCGGGCTTAAACGCACTACTGTTTATTTTATTTTAGAACAGCTTAAAGAAATGGCTTTTGTCAGCATTCGCAAAACACAAAAGGCCACTTTTTACAAAGCCATTAGCCCAAAAGTATTATTAAAACGTCTGCAAAATCAAACAGTTAATTTGGCTGACGCATTGCCAGATTTAGAAAAATTATATCAAACCCAGCCACAAAAGCCGCAAATAGAAGTTTTTGAGGGCAAACAAGGCGTGAGGCAGGTTTATTTAGAATCTGAAAGATCTTTAGCCAAGGGAGAGGAAGTTTTATATTGGGGCTCATTAGCGCATTTTATGCAAGAAGAATATAAAGATACTTTGGTTTGGTGGATTAAGCTTATGAAAAATAAACGATTTAAAGCCAGGGAAATTTTGGTGGCTAAAGAAGCTGAATCTTCTGACTATTTAGATAAAATAAAAGCCAATCAAAATCCCAATCATCAAATTGCTTTAGCGCCACGAGGCGTTAAATTTGAACATAATGATAATATGATATTTGGCAACAAATTAGCCATTTTCTCTTTGCGCAAAGAAGTTTTCGTGGTTGTGATTGAAAGCGAGGATGTGGCCAATTCTTATCGTAATTTTTTTGAATTGGCTTGGAAGCAGACCATGAAAGTTAAGAAATAA
- the gltX gene encoding glutamate--tRNA ligase, whose translation MQKVITRFAPSPTGYLHVGGLRTALYNFLFAKHNHGKFLLRIEDTDQARLVKGADKEIFKILDEFGLKYDNKPVYQSQRLEIYQKFAAQLVKEGKAYYCFCTPERLEKMRQEQLKNGKPPMYDGLCRQLTEKDIEQKILAKIPHVVRLKVPRLTEKPAITFNDLIRGHVGFMTTTIDDQVLIKSDGFPTYHLASVIDDHEMEITHVIRGEEWLSSTPKHLLLYEAFGWIPPYFAHLPLLLNSDKSKLSKRQGDVAAEDYLQKGYLPEALINFVAMLGWNPGEGNTKEIFNLQELIKIFDFKNVNKSGAVFDTEKLDWINGLYIRKMKVKELTKLCLPYLKGINPKLAEKIVAVEQERLKKLSDINQNIEFFQKEPEYKAELLIWKKSNKDATLENLVKLEDFILTLNDPDFKTIKNLEDKVITWIKKENYGVGDMLWPMRVALSGLQNSPSPFEIAWVLGKKETLKRINSAQNILR comes from the coding sequence ATGCAAAAGGTTATTACACGATTTGCTCCGAGTCCCACGGGCTATTTGCATGTAGGCGGTTTAAGGACTGCTTTATATAATTTTTTATTTGCCAAACATAATCATGGTAAATTTTTGTTAAGAATTGAAGACACTGACCAGGCCAGATTAGTTAAAGGTGCAGATAAGGAAATCTTTAAAATCTTAGATGAATTTGGTTTAAAATATGACAATAAACCAGTTTATCAGTCCCAACGACTAGAAATTTATCAAAAATTTGCCGCTCAACTGGTTAAGGAAGGGAAGGCCTATTATTGTTTCTGCACGCCGGAACGTTTGGAGAAAATGAGGCAGGAGCAACTTAAAAATGGTAAACCGCCAATGTATGATGGTCTTTGTAGGCAATTAACGGAAAAAGATATAGAACAAAAAATATTAGCCAAAATACCCCATGTTGTGAGACTTAAAGTCCCAAGACTTACAGAAAAACCAGCTATTACTTTTAATGATTTAATAAGAGGACATGTTGGATTTATGACAACTACAATTGATGATCAAGTCTTAATCAAATCAGATGGCTTTCCAACTTATCATTTAGCTAGTGTGATTGACGATCACGAAATGGAAATTACCCATGTTATTCGCGGTGAAGAGTGGCTTTCTTCAACACCTAAACATTTGCTGCTTTATGAAGCATTTGGCTGGATTCCTCCTTATTTTGCACATTTACCTTTGCTTTTAAACTCTGACAAATCAAAACTTAGTAAAAGGCAAGGCGACGTTGCTGCTGAAGATTATTTGCAAAAAGGTTATTTGCCTGAGGCGCTTATAAACTTTGTGGCAATGCTTGGCTGGAATCCTGGCGAAGGCAATACCAAAGAAATATTCAATTTACAAGAATTGATTAAAATTTTTGACTTTAAAAACGTGAATAAATCAGGCGCAGTTTTTGACACAGAAAAACTTGATTGGATAAATGGTTTATATATTCGCAAAATGAAAGTCAAAGAATTAACTAAATTATGCCTACCATATCTTAAAGGCATTAATCCTAAATTAGCTGAAAAAATAGTGGCAGTTGAACAGGAACGGCTAAAAAAACTTTCTGATATCAATCAAAACATTGAATTCTTCCAAAAAGAACCTGAATACAAGGCCGAACTTTTAATCTGGAAAAAATCAAATAAAGATGCAACTTTGGAAAATTTGGTTAAACTTGAGGATTTTATTTTAACTTTAAATGACCCTGACTTTAAAACAATTAAAAATCTGGAAGATAAAGTTATAACCTGGATTAAAAAAGAAAATTACGGGGTAGGGGATATGCTTTGGCCAATGAGAGTGGCTCTATCAGGCCTGCAAAATTCTCCCAGTCCCTTTGAAATTGCCTGGGTTTTGGGGAAAAAGGAAACATTAAAAAGAATAAATTCAGCGCAAAATATACTCAGATAA
- the amrS gene encoding AmmeMemoRadiSam system radical SAM enzyme, protein MKLAQFWVKKDNKIQCQLCNHYCLIADGNRGICAVRKNIENKLYALDYGKVITANIDPIEKKPLFHFLPGSLSYSIATVGCNFHCLHCQNADISQYAEKGLEADFVPGQDTKPEEIIQKAKESGCLSISYTYTEPTIYAEFALDCMKLAKEAGLKNVWVSNGYTAPEAWPEILPYLDAINVDLKFFTNETYLKICGAKLQPVLENLKLLNHHKIWLEITTLIIPGLNDSDKELEEIAKFIKNYLGSETPWHISRFFPQYKLQDQDPTEEDLIYKAYKIGKEIGLKYVYGGNVTSDTMENTYCPKCGELVIKRFGYEIKRFDQNGYCPKCNEKIELVLK, encoded by the coding sequence ATGAAATTAGCGCAATTCTGGGTAAAAAAAGACAATAAAATTCAGTGCCAGCTTTGCAACCATTATTGCTTAATAGCTGATGGCAATCGTGGTATTTGCGCTGTGAGGAAAAATATTGAAAATAAGCTTTATGCCCTGGATTATGGCAAAGTGATTACGGCTAATATTGATCCAATTGAGAAAAAGCCGCTATTCCATTTTTTGCCAGGCAGTTTAAGTTATTCAATAGCCACTGTTGGCTGTAATTTCCACTGCCTTCACTGCCAAAATGCTGATATTTCCCAATATGCTGAGAAAGGCCTGGAGGCTGATTTTGTGCCAGGGCAAGACACTAAACCAGAGGAAATTATCCAAAAGGCTAAAGAAAGCGGCTGTCTTTCAATATCTTACACTTATACTGAACCTACGATCTATGCTGAATTTGCCTTGGATTGCATGAAGCTGGCCAAAGAAGCCGGGCTTAAAAATGTCTGGGTGTCTAATGGTTATACTGCGCCCGAGGCTTGGCCGGAGATACTTCCCTATTTGGATGCGATAAATGTTGATTTGAAATTTTTTACTAATGAAACATATTTAAAAATCTGTGGGGCAAAATTACAGCCGGTTTTGGAAAATTTAAAATTATTAAATCATCATAAAATCTGGCTGGAAATAACTACTTTGATTATTCCGGGCCTAAATGATTCTGATAAAGAGCTGGAAGAAATTGCTAAATTTATAAAAAATTATTTAGGCTCGGAAACTCCCTGGCATATTTCTCGATTTTTCCCTCAATATAAACTGCAAGATCAAGATCCCACAGAAGAAGATTTAATTTATAAGGCCTATAAAATTGGCAAAGAGATTGGTTTAAAATATGTTTATGGGGGCAATGTCACTTCTGATACAATGGAAAATACCTATTGTCCAAAATGCGGAGAACTGGTGATTAAGCGGTTTGGCTATGAAATAAAGCGCTTTGATCAAAATGGCTATTGCCCTAAATGTAATGAAAAAATTGAGTTGGTTTTAAAGTAA
- a CDS encoding L,D-transpeptidase, which produces MKKIIIITLLGLLFATNIKAETLPADQIVKIRPTIRIFNVETLQAEKDIFPFPENSTVEGLNIAVADLENDKKPEIIVAAGRNEKPLIKIFDSQGSFKFEFLAYEENYTGGIKAIATDLFNDSTSEIITAQNEGGNSEIRVFDRFGNRLFGFFAFDKKLTGGVSISAGDVNLDGQKEIIVGAGYGQEPVVKIFSNYSNYLSYFSAYEKSFKGGVNVLAVDINNDKKAEIITAPAVNKEPRVKIFTDQAKLLNEFLAYDKNFLGGVNLASSDIDSDGKNEILTGPGYGGGAHLRAFSAEGKLKIGPRVFVYENFRGGILIADSNFNSIGQKEILAATQTVPSQKIIEIDLSKQKLYAYSNGVLLKEFIISSGKWKYPTPLGDFKINTKVPKTTMARNYGPNNPDNYNLPNVPNVMYFYRDYAIHGAYWHWNFGTRVSHGCVNLKLPDAKWLYDWTPIGTPVNIYASK; this is translated from the coding sequence ATGAAAAAAATCATTATTATCACCTTATTAGGCTTATTATTTGCCACAAACATCAAGGCAGAAACCTTACCTGCAGATCAGATTGTTAAGATTAGGCCGACAATCAGAATTTTTAATGTAGAAACATTACAAGCTGAAAAGGATATTTTCCCATTTCCTGAAAATTCCACGGTTGAAGGCTTAAATATCGCAGTGGCTGATTTGGAAAATGATAAAAAGCCTGAAATCATTGTGGCAGCTGGCAGGAATGAAAAACCTTTGATTAAAATTTTTGACAGCCAAGGCAGCTTTAAATTTGAATTTTTAGCATATGAAGAAAATTATACTGGCGGGATTAAGGCTATTGCCACTGATTTATTCAATGATAGCACCTCAGAAATAATCACGGCTCAAAATGAAGGAGGCAATTCTGAAATCAGAGTCTTTGACCGCTTTGGCAACCGACTTTTCGGATTCTTTGCTTTTGACAAAAAATTAACAGGTGGTGTCAGCATTTCAGCCGGTGATGTAAACCTAGATGGCCAAAAGGAAATAATTGTCGGCGCCGGCTATGGGCAAGAACCGGTTGTTAAAATTTTTAGCAATTACAGCAATTATTTGAGTTATTTTTCTGCCTATGAAAAAAGTTTTAAAGGCGGAGTAAATGTTTTAGCTGTTGATATAAATAATGATAAAAAAGCTGAAATCATAACAGCGCCAGCAGTAAATAAAGAACCAAGGGTAAAAATTTTTACTGATCAGGCAAAATTGCTTAATGAATTTCTGGCTTATGATAAAAATTTTTTGGGTGGCGTAAATTTGGCTTCCAGCGACATTGATAGTGATGGTAAAAATGAAATTCTAACAGGTCCTGGCTATGGCGGCGGCGCGCATTTAAGGGCATTTTCAGCTGAGGGAAAACTAAAAATTGGCCCCAGGGTTTTTGTTTATGAAAATTTTCGCGGAGGCATCTTGATTGCGGATAGCAATTTTAATAGTATTGGACAAAAAGAAATATTAGCCGCCACTCAAACCGTTCCCTCACAAAAAATTATTGAAATTGATTTAAGCAAACAAAAACTTTATGCCTATAGCAATGGGGTTTTACTAAAAGAATTTATAATTTCCAGCGGTAAATGGAAATATCCAACTCCGCTGGGAGATTTTAAAATTAACACCAAAGTTCCAAAAACTACCATGGCTCGGAATTACGGACCAAATAACCCTGATAATTATAACCTGCCAAATGTGCCGAATGTTATGTATTTTTACCGTGATTATGCCATACATGGAGCTTATTGGCACTGGAATTTTGGCACCAGAGTAAGTCATGGCTGCGTAAATTTAAAATTACCTGACGCCAAATGGCTTTATGACTGGACTCCAATAGGTACGCCTGTTAATATTTATGCTTCAAAATAA